In Lytechinus variegatus isolate NC3 chromosome 18, Lvar_3.0, whole genome shotgun sequence, a single genomic region encodes these proteins:
- the LOC121431994 gene encoding stromelysin-3-like: protein MMNTPRCGLSDVDPDNPDNDPNSDSLESLAARRRKRYVLTGNKWERNDLKWRLNDGTSDLERTHVTNIMNNALQYWEDASALDITEGTGSDAEIQVSFEDGAHGDNAPFDGPGGTLAHAYYPTSPPVSIAGDAHFDDGETFTDGSSSGINLLQVATHEFGHSLGLDHSDVRGAVMFPFYLGYNATFALDRDDIAGIQAIYGVNTNDPEQPDGSGADCFPITITWATSTQDGRHYLCNATYCYRMSSNTIDAGYPKRIQEDFPGLPDGPDASFYYPTSGKTYVFKGSEVWRMSNQSIDSGYPKSIESEFPGIPSDLSAAYIWHTNNKIYFVKDTEYYRVSTPGGGVDLDIDNPYPRLFSAWWRGLPSTIDAAFQWHWSDAETYMFAGSQYYRLHPFRSEVLISVPPYPRETAVYWFDCDPTDGISDGGFNAGIRAVELPSVVAVMIVMFLNTLWVLN, encoded by the exons ATGATGAACACCCCTCGGTGCGGATTATCCGATGTCGACCCCGATAACCCGGATAACGATCCGAACTCGGATTCGCTGGAGAGCCTCGCAGCTAGGCGTAGAAAAAGATACGTACTCACTGGTAACAAATGGGAAAGGAACGATCTCAAGTGGCGCCTTAATGACGGAACGAGCGACCTTGAAAGAACCCACGTAACAAATATTATGAATAATGCCCTCCAG TACTGGGAAGATGCCTCTGCTTTGGATATTACTGAGGGAACCGGCAGTGACGCGGAGATCCAAGTATCATTCGAAGATGGCGCACACGGTGACAATGCTCCTTTTGATGGGCCCGGTGGTACGCTTGCGCATGCGTACTACCCGACATCTCCCCCAGTTAGCATCGCGGGCGACGCCCACTTTGATGACGGTGAAACTTTTACGGATGGTTCAAGTTCAG gaataaACCTGTTACAGGTTGCCACACACGAGTTCGGACACAGCTTGGGTCTCGACCATTCTGATGTTAGGGGTGCCGTGATGTTTCCCTTCTATTTAGGTTACAATGCGACTTTTGCTCTTGATCGTGATGACATCGCCGGTATACAAGCTATATATG GCGTAAACACTAATGATCCTGAGCAGCCTGATGGATCAGGCGCCGATTGTTTCCCTATAACCATAACATGGGCGACGAGTACTCAAGATGGCAGGCATTATCTATGCAACG CCACATACTGTTATAGAATGTCCAGTAACACAATTGATGCCGGGTATCCTAAACGGATCCAAGAAGACTTTCCCGGACTACCCGATGGTCCGGATGCTTCTTTCTACTACCCGACCTCTGGAAAAACATACGTCTTTAAG GGAAGTGAAGTCTGGCGCATGTCAAACCAAAGCATCGACTCCGGATATCCCAAAAGTATTGAATCCGAGTTTCCCGGTATACCGAGTGACTTGTCCGCTGCATATATCTGGCATACCAACAATAAAATCTACTTTGTGAAAG ATACCGAGTACTACCGCGTCTCTACCCCTGGAGGTGGAGTCGATCTCGATATCGACAACCCCTATCCAAGACTATTCTCAGCATGGTGGCGAGGTCTCCCAAGCACCATCGACGCCGCTTTCCAATGGCACTGGAGCGATGCCGAGACCTACATGTTCGCCGGTTCCCAGTATTACCGACTTCACCCTTTCAGATCCGAGGTGTTGATTAGTGTGCCGCCTTATCCGAGAGAGACCGCGGTGTATTGGTTCGATTGTGATCCGACTGATGGTATAAGCGACGGCGGGTTCAATGCAGGGATCAGAGCTGTGGAGTTACCATCCGTGGTGGCAGTCATGATTGTCATGTTCCTGAATACCTTATGGGTTCTCAATTGA